A genome region from Bacteroidales bacterium includes the following:
- a CDS encoding AtpZ/AtpI family protein — protein sequence MKNQLSKKKSFDNFIRYSSISSQMLVIILVGIFGGVQLDKLIKTDFPVFTVILSVVSVSLAIYYAVKDFIKTK from the coding sequence ATGAAAAACCAATTGTCAAAGAAAAAGTCCTTTGACAATTTCATCAGGTATTCCAGTATTTCATCCCAGATGCTGGTCATCATCCTTGTGGGTATCTTCGGTGGTGTGCAATTAGACAAGCTGATCAAGACCGATTTTCCTGTTTTCACGGTGATCCTCTCAGTTGTATCTGTCTCACTGGCTATCTATTATGCAGTTAAGGATTTTATTAAAACCAAATGA
- the fabD gene encoding ACP S-malonyltransferase produces MKAYVFPGQGAQYPGMGNDLYDGHEQARKLFERANDILGFRITDVMFKGSEDDLRQTRVTQPAIFLHSVILSRVMGDRFKPDFVAGHSLGEFSALVTCKALSFEDGLRLVAKRADAMQKACEVQPSTMAAILGLDDEVVEKVLRSIKDIVVPANYNSPGQIVISGTITGVEQACEKLKEAGAKRAILLKVGGAFHSPLMEPARLELAEAINITEVKVPTCPVYQNVNAQSVTNPDVIKSNLIKQLTFPVRWTQTIKNMIADGADTFIEIGPGKVLQNLILQVKKDIKVLSGEVDM; encoded by the coding sequence ATGAAGGCTTATGTTTTCCCCGGACAGGGTGCCCAGTACCCTGGAATGGGTAATGATCTGTATGATGGACACGAACAGGCCAGAAAGCTCTTTGAACGGGCCAATGATATCCTGGGATTCCGGATTACGGATGTGATGTTCAAGGGTTCCGAGGACGACCTGCGGCAGACGCGTGTGACTCAGCCTGCCATTTTTCTTCATTCTGTCATTCTCTCCAGAGTAATGGGTGATCGTTTCAAACCCGACTTTGTTGCCGGGCATTCACTCGGGGAATTTTCCGCGCTGGTCACCTGCAAGGCGCTCAGCTTTGAAGACGGCCTGCGGCTGGTGGCCAAACGTGCCGATGCGATGCAGAAAGCCTGTGAGGTCCAGCCTTCCACCATGGCTGCCATCCTCGGACTGGATGACGAGGTGGTGGAAAAAGTGCTCAGGTCCATTAAAGATATCGTCGTGCCGGCGAATTATAACAGCCCTGGTCAAATTGTCATCTCCGGGACAATCACCGGTGTTGAGCAGGCCTGTGAAAAATTAAAGGAAGCAGGCGCCAAACGGGCTATCCTGCTGAAAGTCGGCGGTGCGTTCCACTCACCGCTGATGGAACCTGCCCGCCTGGAACTGGCAGAAGCCATCAACATCACCGAGGTCAAGGTACCCACCTGTCCGGTCTATCAGAATGTCAATGCCCAGTCGGTCACAAATCCGGATGTGATCAAGTCCAACCTGATCAAACAACTCACCTTCCCGGTTCGCTGGACGCAAACCATCAAAAACATGATTGCTGATGGCGCTGATACGTTCATTGAGATCGGTCCCGGCAAAGTCCTGCAGAACCTGATCCTTCAGGTTAAAAAAGACATAAAGGTGCTGAGCGGGGAAGTGGATATGTAA
- the folE gene encoding GTP cyclohydrolase I FolE gives MDGYEKFDLYNKEAIEKLSNHYKDILKLLGENPDREGLFKTPERVAKAMLFLMHGYDLDPEVILRSAMFQEDYKEMVIVKDIEIYSMCEHHMIPFFGKAHVAYIPNGYIVGLSKIPRVVDAYARRLQVQERMTRQIKECIQNTLHPLGVAVVIEAVHMCMSMRGIQKQNSVTTTSDFTGEFQKEATREEFIHLIGSRLH, from the coding sequence ATGGATGGCTATGAAAAATTTGATCTGTACAACAAGGAGGCAATTGAGAAGCTGAGCAATCATTATAAGGACATCCTGAAGCTTTTGGGGGAGAATCCTGACCGGGAAGGGCTGTTCAAGACCCCTGAAAGGGTGGCCAAGGCAATGTTGTTCCTGATGCATGGTTATGATCTTGACCCTGAAGTCATTCTCCGGTCGGCTATGTTTCAGGAAGATTACAAAGAGATGGTCATCGTAAAGGACATTGAAATCTACTCCATGTGCGAGCACCATATGATCCCCTTTTTTGGCAAGGCACACGTGGCCTATATCCCGAATGGGTACATCGTGGGATTGAGCAAGATACCGCGCGTGGTTGATGCTTATGCACGCAGGCTTCAGGTCCAGGAACGCATGACACGCCAGATCAAGGAATGCATCCAGAACACGCTGCATCCGCTGGGCGTTGCCGTAGTCATTGAAGCCGTGCACATGTGTATGTCGATGCGGGGGATCCAGAAACAAAATTCTGTGACAACCACATCCGATTTCACCGGAGAATTCCAGAAGGAGGCCACACGGGAAGAATTCATCCATTTGATCGGTTCCCGGCTTCATTAA
- a CDS encoding polymer-forming cytoskeletal protein, which produces MVKNNLPDAPSINLLGAGTILKGDITSSGDFRIDGTMLGSINSKGKIIVGTTGKIDGEVVCQNADISGELKANITVTELLTLKATAKIHGDIRTGKLAIESGASFSGTCSMEEPSFKRDKFVLENEKPIVKEKVL; this is translated from the coding sequence ATGGTGAAGAATAATTTACCCGATGCACCTTCGATCAATCTTCTGGGCGCTGGTACCATCCTGAAGGGTGATATCACCTCCAGCGGCGATTTCCGCATTGACGGCACAATGTTGGGCTCCATCAATTCCAAAGGTAAAATCATTGTCGGGACGACCGGGAAAATTGACGGTGAGGTCGTATGCCAGAATGCAGATATCAGCGGTGAGCTTAAAGCAAACATCACGGTGACGGAACTGTTGACCTTAAAAGCCACAGCCAAGATCCACGGTGACATCCGCACCGGAAAACTGGCCATCGAATCAGGAGCTAGCTTCTCCGGAACCTGCTCCATGGAAGAACCTTCTTTTAAACGGGATAAATTTGTTCTGGAAAATGAAAAACCAATTGTCAAAGAAAAAGTCCTTTGA
- a CDS encoding 6-carboxytetrahydropterin synthase — MIHITRRERFNAAHRLFRPEWSDEKNREVFGKCSNPLWHGHNYVVYVTVKGEIDPVTGFLVNLSDLSKVITTFIIDKVDHKNLNLEVDFMKDKLVSTENLAIAIWDQLAGPVRQLGVELHCIKVVETENNYVEYYGHK, encoded by the coding sequence ATGATCCATATCACGCGACGGGAGAGGTTTAATGCTGCTCACAGGCTTTTCAGACCTGAGTGGTCCGATGAAAAAAACAGGGAGGTGTTTGGTAAATGTTCCAATCCCCTGTGGCACGGACACAATTATGTCGTCTATGTTACCGTTAAGGGAGAAATCGATCCGGTTACCGGGTTCCTCGTAAATTTAAGTGATCTGAGCAAGGTCATCACTACCTTCATCATTGATAAGGTTGACCATAAGAACCTTAACCTGGAAGTTGATTTTATGAAAGATAAGCTTGTTTCGACTGAAAATCTTGCGATAGCGATCTGGGATCAGCTTGCCGGTCCGGTCCGGCAGCTTGGTGTTGAATTGCATTGCATCAAAGTGGTGGAAACAGAAAATAATTACGTTGAGTATTACGGACACAAATGA
- a CDS encoding Gfo/Idh/MocA family oxidoreductase, which translates to MMNFALIGAAGYIAPRHMKAIKDTGNELVAFLDPHDSVGIMDNYFPDADYFREPERFDRHLDKLRRQGDRRIDYVSICSPNYLHDAHIRLSLRNQAHVICEKPLVLNPWNVEALQEIERETGRKINVIFQVRLHPAIIELKKAVQAGPADKVYDVDLVYVTSRGKWYFRSWKGDITNSGGVATNIGIHFFDMLIDIFGTVRENTVHYSDDKTVSGFLTLEKARVRWFLSLDHNLLPEEARIKGLRTFRRVTVNGNDVEFSDGFTDLHTESYRQVLMGNGFGCEDALPSIQAVYEIRKATPVAPGGDHHPYLKKLSG; encoded by the coding sequence ATCATGAATTTTGCATTGATCGGTGCTGCAGGGTACATAGCACCCCGCCACATGAAAGCCATCAAGGATACCGGGAATGAACTGGTTGCCTTTCTGGACCCCCACGACAGCGTGGGGATCATGGACAATTACTTCCCGGATGCGGATTATTTCAGGGAACCCGAACGTTTCGACCGGCATCTGGATAAGTTGCGCCGGCAGGGTGACCGCAGGATTGACTATGTCAGCATTTGCTCACCCAACTACCTGCACGACGCTCACATTCGTCTTTCACTCCGAAACCAGGCCCATGTCATCTGCGAGAAACCGCTGGTGCTGAACCCGTGGAATGTGGAGGCCCTTCAGGAGATCGAACGGGAAACAGGCCGAAAGATCAATGTGATCTTCCAGGTCAGGTTGCATCCGGCAATCATTGAGCTTAAAAAGGCAGTTCAGGCCGGACCGGCCGATAAGGTGTATGATGTGGACCTGGTCTATGTCACCTCGCGGGGCAAGTGGTATTTCAGGTCCTGGAAAGGCGACATTACAAATTCGGGCGGAGTGGCAACCAATATCGGGATACACTTCTTCGATATGCTGATTGACATTTTTGGAACGGTCAGGGAAAATACGGTCCATTATTCAGATGATAAAACCGTTTCGGGGTTTCTGACTCTCGAAAAAGCCCGTGTCAGGTGGTTCCTGAGCCTGGATCATAACCTGCTGCCTGAAGAGGCTCGCATAAAAGGTCTTCGCACCTTCCGGCGCGTCACTGTGAATGGGAATGACGTGGAATTCAGCGATGGATTCACCGACCTTCATACTGAAAGTTACCGGCAGGTACTGATGGGAAACGGTTTTGGATGTGAAGATGCCCTGCCAAGCATTCAGGCGGTATACGAAATCCGCAAAGCAACACCTGTAGCACCCGGTGGTGATCATCATCCATACCTTAAAAAGCTTTCAGGGTAA